One segment of Panicum virgatum strain AP13 chromosome 1K, P.virgatum_v5, whole genome shotgun sequence DNA contains the following:
- the LOC120702518 gene encoding ubiquitin-conjugating enzyme E2 28-like, whose protein sequence is MALRRIIKELKDLQRDPPTSCSAGPVSDDMFHWQATIMGPSDSPYSGGVFLVTIHFPPDYPFKPPKVVFKTKVFHPNINSNGNICLDILKDQWSPALTISKVLLSICSLLTDPNPDDPLVPEIAHMCKTDRLRYESTARGWTHKYAMG, encoded by the exons ATGGCGCTGCGGAGAATCATCAAGGAGCTCAAGGACCTGCAGAGGGATCCACCGACGTCCTGCAGCGCAG GGCCCGTGTCTGATGACATGTTCCACTGGCAAGCGACGATCATGGGCCCGAGCGACAGCCCCTACTCTGGAGGCGTGTTCCTGGTCACCATCCACTTCCCTCCAGATTACCCGTTCAAGCCACCCAAG GTGGTGTTCAAGACGAAGGTGTTCCACCCGAACATCAACAGCAACGGCAACATCTGCCTGGACATCCTCAAGGATCAGTGGAGCCCGGCGCTGACCATCTCCAAGGTGCTGCTCTCCATCTGCTCGCTGCTGACGGACCCAAACCCGGACGACCCGCTGGTGCCGGAGATCGCGCACATGTGCAAGACCGACCGCCTCAGGTATGAGTCCACGGCAAGGGGATGGACGCACAAGTACGCCATGGGCTAG
- the LOC120702443 gene encoding rac-like GTP-binding protein 6, with amino-acid sequence MSASRFIKCVTVGDGAVGKTCMLISYTSNTFPTDYVPTVFDNFSANVVVDGNTVNLGLWDTAGQEDYNRLRPLSYRGADVFLLAFSLISKASYENVSKKWIPELKHYAPGVPIILVGTKLDLRDDKQFFVDHPGAVPITTAQGEELRKQIGAPYYIECSSKTQLNVKGVFDAAIKVVLQPPKAKKKKKAQRGACSIL; translated from the exons ATGAGCGCGTCCAGGTTCATAAAGTGCGTCACGGTCGGGGACGGCGCCGTCGGCAAGACCTGCATGCTCATCTCCTACACCTCCAACACCTTCCCCACC GACTATGTTCCAACGGTGTTTGACAACTTCAGTGCTAACGTCGTGGTTGATGGTAACACTGTCAACCTCGGGCTATGGGACACTGCAG GTCAAGAGGATTACAACAGACTGAGACCACTGAGTTATCGTGGAGCTGATGTTTTCCTTCTGGCCTTCTCACTGATCAGTAAGGCTAGCTATGAGAATGTTTCGAAGAAG TGGATACCTGAACTGAAGCATTATGCACCTGGTGTGCCAATAATTCTCGTGGGTACAAAACTTG ATCTTCGAGATGACAAGCAGTTCTTTGTGGACCACCCTGGTGCTGTTCCAATCACTACTGCTCAG GGAGAGGAGCTAAGAAAGCAAATAGGCGCACCATACTACATCGAATGCAGCTCAAAGACCCAACTA AATGTAAAGGGCGTCTTCGATGCGGCCATAAAGGTTGTGCTGCAGCCACCCaaggcgaagaagaagaaaaaggcacAGAGGGGGGCGTGCTCGATTTTGTGA